The Pseudanabaena galeata CCNP1313 genome has a segment encoding these proteins:
- a CDS encoding AbrB/MazE/SpoVT family DNA-binding domain-containing protein, whose translation MKLKKLTKNLSLGNAKRRTSLGFNVLSNREATTANATEENLVVLKSFLDFLWNDAKKNPLNLVSYTSEMDARVLALTEGVEID comes from the coding sequence ATGAAATTAAAAAAGCTAACTAAAAATTTAAGCTTGGGAAACGCAAAAAGGCGGACTTCCTTGGGCTTTAATGTTTTGAGTAACCGAGAGGCTACAACAGCAAATGCTACTGAAGAAAATTTGGTTGTGCTAAAAAGTTTTCTTGATTTTTTGTGGAATGATGCGAAGAAAAATCCTTTGAATCTAGTCTCTTATACGAGTGAGATGGATGCTAGAGTTTTGGCGCTTACTGAGGGAGTTGAGATAGATTGA
- a CDS encoding class I SAM-dependent methyltransferase, which translates to MTNLPNSFQEDILANPNNKSWAEVTKDYVGKGMDSRRNWYSSVADAYNRVRPRYALELISRVIELTQLPPKSNILEIGCGPAIATVSFAELGFSLVSLEPNLEASQLAKQNCATYPQVKIINTSFEEWEIANNEFDAVLAATSWHWIDPEIAYFKSFEALKADGHLVLLWNTPPQLDYPTYQIVDRVYQTIAPAVPLYARYEDQVTHQEHFQKFSQDILSSGYFEDLSYESMVKEIQYSLDDYLLLLSTLSPYIALEETTRNNLFAKLREVLYHMLRQDDRDYLTLYYISAFHVARKV; encoded by the coding sequence ATGACTAATTTGCCCAATTCGTTCCAAGAAGATATTCTCGCAAATCCTAATAATAAAAGTTGGGCAGAAGTAACTAAAGACTATGTTGGAAAAGGCATGGATTCAAGGCGAAATTGGTATAGCTCAGTAGCTGATGCTTATAATCGGGTGAGACCCCGATATGCTCTTGAACTCATTTCTCGCGTTATTGAACTAACACAATTGCCCCCAAAATCGAATATTCTTGAGATTGGTTGTGGACCTGCGATCGCTACAGTTTCTTTTGCTGAGTTGGGATTCTCTTTGGTTAGTCTAGAGCCAAATCTAGAAGCATCTCAACTAGCTAAGCAAAACTGTGCGACATATCCGCAAGTGAAAATTATTAATACTTCCTTTGAGGAATGGGAAATAGCAAACAATGAATTTGATGCAGTATTAGCAGCCACATCTTGGCATTGGATCGATCCTGAGATCGCTTACTTCAAATCCTTTGAAGCTCTAAAGGCAGACGGGCATTTAGTTTTGTTATGGAATACTCCTCCTCAACTAGATTATCCAACTTACCAAATTGTTGATAGAGTTTATCAGACCATTGCTCCTGCTGTTCCTCTCTATGCTAGATATGAAGATCAGGTTACACATCAAGAGCATTTCCAGAAGTTTAGCCAAGATATTCTAAGCTCAGGATATTTTGAAGATTTATCTTATGAATCTATGGTTAAAGAAATTCAATATAGCCTTGATGACTATCTCTTGCTATTGAGTACGTTATCGCCATATATTGCTCTGGAAGAGACTACTAGAAATAATCTATTTGCAAAATTGAGAGAAGTGCTATATCACATGCTTCGTCAAGATGATCGTGATTACCTGACGCTCTATTATATATCAGCTTTTCACGTTGCCCGAAAAGTATAA
- a CDS encoding phospholipase D-like domain-containing protein — MNNEIKSFEKVKDFENKIRKYHSLPEAVVIDCKLIGYPFHILNIDLTYLANRQLQLVEEFVMKCINYDLNIQAEIAAFLGMDESLIEKVLSELLSKGLIQRENTLKLTELGSVSLEKQTVLAPLSETKIFYIDALSGKLSDKFSLNLYEKNNNDNFLLNKIIKRPRKNNIEDVVDYYEHIEKSLQNYNNSNQIELIQVNNIEKVYTEYHELSLVLYQRNPDDQEIEYEIFSRGNIQVDYRTTIEQLYAEGKKILDPIFQEIKDDKLIDFNDENNLSASINYEDVKAVEKLTLKINSFNDPDLLIETKDKVIKEERQKLKHELEQIQTKSKISEIIHTYEHRDYLFKALKEAKNRVMIVSPWIKGFAVDKNFLEQLEETLKRNIQVYIYYGIKGSNQQNDRRSIENLEELSERHKYFQFKKAKNTHRKILVCDSRFGIVTSFNFLSFRADPNLTYRDELGVIIRDKSTIEDLFQSGKSLCDS, encoded by the coding sequence ATGAATAATGAAATAAAAAGTTTTGAAAAAGTAAAAGATTTTGAAAATAAGATTCGTAAATACCATTCATTGCCAGAAGCAGTAGTAATTGACTGTAAGCTAATTGGGTATCCCTTCCACATTTTAAATATTGATTTAACCTATTTGGCAAACAGACAACTACAACTAGTTGAAGAATTTGTCATGAAGTGTATTAATTATGATTTAAATATACAAGCTGAAATAGCTGCTTTCTTGGGTATGGATGAAAGCTTAATAGAAAAAGTTTTGTCAGAATTATTATCTAAAGGTTTAATTCAAAGAGAAAACACTTTAAAGTTGACTGAACTAGGTTCTGTTTCTTTAGAAAAGCAAACTGTATTAGCTCCTCTATCGGAAACAAAGATTTTTTACATTGATGCTTTAAGTGGAAAGCTGAGTGACAAATTTTCATTAAATTTATATGAGAAGAATAATAATGATAATTTTCTTTTAAATAAAATTATCAAAAGACCAAGGAAGAATAACATTGAAGACGTGGTTGACTATTATGAGCATATTGAAAAGTCATTGCAAAATTATAATAATTCTAATCAAATTGAACTAATTCAAGTTAATAATATTGAGAAAGTATATACAGAGTATCATGAGCTTTCATTGGTTCTATATCAAAGAAATCCTGATGATCAAGAAATTGAATATGAAATTTTTTCCAGAGGGAACATTCAAGTTGATTATAGAACGACTATAGAACAACTTTATGCAGAAGGAAAAAAAATACTTGACCCAATTTTTCAAGAAATTAAAGACGATAAATTAATAGATTTTAATGATGAAAATAATCTTTCGGCATCTATTAACTATGAAGATGTAAAAGCTGTTGAAAAGCTTACTCTAAAAATTAACTCTTTTAATGATCCTGATCTTTTAATTGAAACTAAAGATAAAGTAATTAAAGAAGAGCGCCAAAAGTTAAAACATGAGCTTGAGCAAATTCAGACAAAAAGCAAGATATCCGAAATTATTCATACTTATGAGCATCGTGACTATTTATTTAAAGCTTTAAAAGAAGCGAAAAATAGAGTAATGATTGTTTCTCCGTGGATTAAGGGGTTTGCTGTAGATAAAAATTTTCTTGAACAATTAGAAGAGACTTTAAAGAGGAATATCCAAGTTTATATTTACTATGGAATTAAGGGTTCCAATCAGCAAAATGATCGTAGATCGATTGAAAATTTAGAAGAACTATCTGAACGTCATAAGTATTTTCAATTTAAAAAAGCAAAGAATACACATCGTAAAATTTTAGTTTGCGACAGTAGATTCGGTATCGTCACCAGCTTCAATTTCTTATCATTTAGAGCAGATCCTAATTTAACTTATAGAGATGAATTAGGTGTTATTATCAGAGACAAATCAACTATTGAAGATTTATTTCAAAGTGGTAAATCTTTATGCGATAGCTAA
- a CDS encoding ParA family protein translates to MHWAQKSLHNHFGDRMFKAVIPETVKLREAPSHGISIFEYDSNGIGAKAYRELMALKRSIIGNNRLAQGIFSKTEPEEESLIKNQEPSIKNDDS, encoded by the coding sequence TTGCACTGGGCGCAGAAATCCTTACATAATCATTTTGGCGATCGCATGTTTAAAGCCGTGATTCCTGAAACTGTGAAATTGCGTGAGGCTCCAAGTCATGGAATTTCAATTTTTGAATACGATTCCAACGGAATAGGAGCAAAAGCGTATAGGGAATTAATGGCTCTAAAGAGATCGATAATAGGCAACAACCGTCTAGCTCAAGGTATCTTTAGTAAGACCGAACCCGAAGAAGAATCTTTAATCAAGAATCAAGAACCATCAATCAAGAATGATGATTCTTGA
- a CDS encoding class I SAM-dependent methyltransferase — translation MFEITQEIEEHFDCSLRIKAEATVEAIALSKSIQIGEPDQQIELAKASGWGTLTDIWVGANHQGNTWQYRCYERLCQLLTTAEIQAAKSATATAYQTSFEVIRAMWDLLAAIGFTGGSILEPACNTLSFMGCQPQNMRIRSKWVGVELDPTFAQIARLLYPEAQIYAQGFEKVSLSDSSFDLAIGNVPFGNYKLFDSRYAHLNLSVHNYFFAKCTDLVRENGLLCLISSCFTLDSLGTGFRRHLAEKLELVTAIRLPDIAFKRFSNTAVVADILLFRKLTEAERKLTTAKDYEYPSWVRTAPSGKHTVNQEPIMINQWFLEPEVA, via the coding sequence ATGTTTGAAATTACCCAAGAAATTGAAGAGCATTTTGATTGTTCTTTACGCATAAAAGCCGAAGCAACAGTAGAGGCGATCGCTCTATCGAAATCCATCCAAATTGGCGAACCTGACCAGCAAATAGAACTAGCCAAAGCATCGGGATGGGGAACCCTCACCGATATCTGGGTGGGAGCGAACCATCAGGGGAACACATGGCAGTACCGATGCTATGAAAGACTTTGCCAACTGCTCACCACCGCCGAAATCCAAGCCGCCAAATCAGCCACTGCTACCGCCTACCAAACTAGTTTTGAAGTCATCCGCGCCATGTGGGACTTACTCGCCGCGATCGGATTTACAGGTGGATCGATCCTTGAACCTGCTTGCAACACCTTATCCTTTATGGGTTGCCAGCCTCAAAATATGAGAATTAGATCGAAATGGGTAGGTGTAGAGCTAGATCCCACCTTTGCCCAAATCGCGAGACTGCTTTACCCCGAAGCCCAAATTTATGCTCAAGGTTTCGAGAAAGTTAGCCTATCAGATAGCAGCTTTGACCTAGCGATCGGCAATGTTCCCTTTGGCAACTACAAGCTGTTTGATTCCCGATATGCCCACCTAAATTTGAGCGTGCATAACTATTTTTTCGCTAAATGTACCGATTTAGTACGCGAGAATGGCTTGCTGTGTTTAATTTCCAGTTGCTTTACCCTTGACTCGTTAGGTACAGGTTTTAGGAGACATCTAGCCGAAAAGTTAGAATTAGTCACCGCAATACGGTTGCCCGATATCGCCTTTAAACGGTTCTCCAATACGGCGGTTGTAGCCGATATTCTGCTTTTCCGTAAATTAACGGAAGCGGAACGAAAATTAACAACTGCAAAGGATTATGAATATCCTAGTTGGGTGAGGACAGCACCATCGGGTAAACATACCGTTAACCAAGAGCCAATCATGATTAATCAATGGTTCCTTGAACCAGAAGTAGCCTAG
- a CDS encoding HAD family hydrolase has translation MPLFPLNNINLSDIRLIASDVDGTLTQNGKFSSDFISTLIDLQSAEIKVLLVTGRSAGWVSALVNYLPIEGAIAENGGIFLKPNGTQDLLSSIPNLSRHRILLENTFHHIKQLFPNLHPSADNQFRITDWTFDVNDLSTDDIQSISSQCQQMGWSFTYSNVQCHIKPIHQDKATGLLSVLSNHFPELNSQQVLTVGDSPNDEAMFDADLFPISVGVANVRHYQDKMLHLPKYVTQASEFAGFSELAKLLLQT, from the coding sequence ATGCCCTTATTTCCTCTCAATAATATCAACTTGTCCGACATTCGCTTAATTGCGTCCGATGTTGACGGCACTCTTACCCAAAATGGAAAATTCTCTTCTGATTTCATCTCGACTCTTATCGATTTACAATCAGCAGAAATTAAAGTCCTATTGGTGACTGGTCGCTCGGCAGGTTGGGTCAGTGCTTTGGTGAATTATTTACCTATCGAAGGGGCGATCGCGGAAAATGGGGGAATCTTTTTGAAACCAAATGGAACTCAAGATTTGCTTTCTTCGATTCCCAATTTGTCTAGGCATCGCATTCTATTAGAAAATACTTTCCATCACATTAAGCAGCTATTTCCGAATCTTCATCCTTCTGCTGATAATCAGTTCCGTATTACTGATTGGACTTTTGATGTCAATGATTTATCAACCGATGACATTCAATCCATCTCTTCCCAATGTCAACAAATGGGTTGGAGTTTCACTTATAGCAATGTCCAATGTCATATCAAACCAATCCATCAAGATAAGGCTACTGGGTTGCTGTCAGTGCTAAGCAACCATTTTCCTGAACTCAATTCGCAGCAAGTGCTAACTGTTGGCGATAGTCCCAATGATGAAGCGATGTTTGATGCCGATTTATTTCCCATCTCGGTCGGTGTGGCAAATGTTCGCCATTATCAAGACAAGATGCTGCATTTACCCAAGTACGTAACTCAAGCTTCTGAGTTTGCTGGGTTTTCTGAATTGGCAAAATTATTACTACAAACGTAA
- a CDS encoding DEAD/DEAH box helicase family protein, translating into MSPKTFKFRNILGELSVAKLYGGEHLGVTAPANFDLRKEISKIGKAISKFYQPAPVQTQVIQIPPQLQHVLPNAFCEYGSQIYRRADSQLELIENQPHRIRAAMSVVKILDLVLKMQQYDDDRELAKLRQVLNQKYDAFVIRFGNFTAKVNLEIFKEDPNYYRLRALEIDQGKGKSPTKAPIFDQRTVRATPRYRASNAKDALAQCLDARSFIDLDWIGNLLDKSISTVVIELEGAVFYNGTTPLEDLQAASKEDWITREEFISGNVVARLKRVIAWQQMGVPDWLNVEIYHQVIRNNQPVPCLPEAEDVDIKVRCAVKLGLNINSMSPDELNLLLRNTIRLKLGTSWLPETVIKEFTEQLLSHAGKSTVKFHPDPANIWVITGNSKLIVSPQNKTEWGTRNFTAIALIDHTLNQKDPKVYDYYKDKDGNTIATLNHEATSESRTMRDKIQTAFKAWIWSDGDRAERLCLHYNQYHNLYRDTVYDGSHLTFPGMTPDFQMRRHQANFVRRVERQKASFAAHRVGYGKTATMIASGMELKRKGMAHKVMHVTMKSILPDYYKEFRRLYPEANILVPTVKEFAKDSRRVLLSKIATHNHDAILLTYEQFFNLPISEETELVFLEEQMSAISSIFDLTTKEESKQAFRSLEATRKKIGLRIQEIENSHRKDRVIYFEQLGIDALFIDEVQQIKRLQILTTQHNVSGIPSGYSQRAHDCFMKVRYLLGNGKRVIYSTGTPLSNTMAEMDVWMRYLQLDLLEEQGLTHFDSFCSRFCETSTALEISPTGRLKSKTRLREFVNLPELMAMWCQVTDIQTAALAEVKTPAPHYHVMSCKPSQEQIAYMDKLCDRAEAVEKRKVRAEVDNMLKITGDGSKSSMHTKLVSPNASEWLDNKLLACAWNVWQIWTITAICKGTQAIFCDRNAPKKDKWNSYSYIRDTLLMLGIPADQIAFIHDYDTDAKKVKLFEAINEGRIRIVFGSTSKLGTGVNMQTKLIALHHIDCPWRPSDLEQREGRGVRQGNKWSDVFIFRYVTEGRNNQAGFDSFLWQAIENKQRMISQVMSGDRTHRTIEDIDETVLNAAQMKAIASGDPLIMERATLEAELQGLGMQLQAYNDTQFRDKSKIQYLADMVNTNHPANIQHIQTDLATVAKANLKQFISDRGVMLDKAVLIDDHISEQFQKLRDSYRLTQIQIGQFAGLNVYLSRFGSEVNGSIGMSISSGYEFNVDCHNPHSSLLHVVRNAIAAKLTTAQETLERDRQELPILQKRVSQPFDQLQTYHEKANRLEFLKQLFDTIANEAPVDNDDQDPNLDDDELTDSREIFWQRDSVVAKLEPPSTAIVEALRQRRFEDWVSGDADNWLEQIAQIVSSVEIEIPVNGERILQFLQPQVFKPLSEFMLLEGGGKRLVIPQKNVNEEREQLKLF; encoded by the coding sequence ATGAGTCCAAAAACGTTCAAGTTTCGCAATATTCTCGGTGAACTTAGCGTCGCCAAACTATATGGTGGAGAGCATCTAGGCGTAACCGCCCCAGCTAACTTTGACCTACGCAAAGAGATTAGCAAGATTGGTAAAGCGATCAGCAAATTTTACCAACCAGCACCAGTACAAACACAGGTAATTCAGATTCCGCCCCAACTACAACATGTCTTACCCAATGCATTTTGTGAATATGGAAGCCAGATCTACCGCCGCGCCGACAGCCAACTGGAATTAATCGAAAACCAGCCCCATCGCATTCGTGCCGCTATGTCTGTTGTCAAGATTTTGGACTTAGTGCTGAAGATGCAACAGTATGACGATGACCGAGAACTAGCGAAACTGCGTCAAGTTCTCAATCAAAAATACGATGCGTTCGTAATTAGGTTTGGCAACTTTACTGCCAAAGTCAACCTTGAAATCTTCAAAGAAGACCCCAATTACTACCGCTTAAGAGCATTAGAAATTGACCAAGGCAAAGGCAAAAGTCCCACTAAAGCGCCGATATTCGATCAACGCACAGTCAGAGCCACACCAAGATATCGCGCTAGTAATGCCAAAGATGCCCTTGCTCAATGTCTAGATGCGCGGAGCTTTATTGACCTTGACTGGATTGGAAATCTGCTCGACAAAAGTATCAGCACTGTTGTCATCGAACTAGAAGGGGCAGTGTTCTACAACGGAACCACACCACTAGAAGACTTACAAGCAGCTTCCAAAGAAGATTGGATTACTCGCGAAGAATTTATCAGTGGCAATGTGGTCGCACGTTTAAAAAGAGTAATCGCATGGCAGCAAATGGGAGTTCCCGACTGGCTAAACGTAGAGATTTACCACCAAGTCATCAGAAATAACCAGCCAGTCCCCTGCTTACCCGAAGCTGAAGATGTGGATATCAAAGTGCGCTGCGCCGTGAAATTGGGACTTAATATCAATTCCATGTCCCCAGACGAGCTAAATCTGCTGCTACGCAACACCATTCGCCTGAAGCTAGGAACAAGTTGGCTACCCGAAACCGTAATCAAGGAGTTTACCGAACAACTGCTCAGCCATGCAGGAAAAAGCACAGTCAAGTTTCATCCTGACCCCGCCAACATTTGGGTAATCACAGGTAACAGCAAATTAATTGTTTCACCACAGAACAAAACCGAGTGGGGAACCCGAAATTTTACAGCGATCGCCCTGATTGACCACACCCTCAACCAAAAAGATCCCAAAGTCTACGATTACTACAAAGACAAAGATGGCAACACCATCGCCACTCTCAACCACGAAGCAACATCGGAGTCGCGCACGATGAGGGATAAGATTCAAACTGCTTTCAAAGCATGGATCTGGAGTGATGGCGATCGCGCTGAAAGGTTATGTCTGCACTATAACCAATATCACAACCTCTACCGCGATACTGTTTATGACGGTTCACACCTGACCTTTCCAGGTATGACTCCAGATTTTCAGATGCGTCGTCATCAAGCTAACTTTGTGCGCCGCGTCGAACGACAGAAAGCCTCTTTTGCCGCCCATCGGGTGGGCTATGGCAAAACCGCGACAATGATTGCATCAGGCATGGAACTCAAACGCAAAGGCATGGCTCACAAAGTTATGCATGTGACCATGAAATCGATCTTGCCTGATTACTACAAAGAATTTCGGCGGTTGTATCCCGAAGCTAACATTCTCGTTCCCACAGTCAAAGAATTTGCTAAAGATAGCCGTCGCGTTCTATTGAGCAAGATTGCTACTCATAACCATGATGCAATTCTATTAACCTACGAACAGTTCTTTAACTTGCCCATCAGCGAGGAAACTGAATTGGTTTTTCTGGAAGAACAAATGTCGGCGATCTCTTCTATTTTTGACTTAACCACCAAAGAAGAATCAAAGCAAGCATTTCGCAGTTTAGAAGCAACTCGTAAGAAGATTGGCTTGCGGATTCAAGAAATTGAAAACAGCCATCGCAAAGACCGCGTGATTTATTTTGAGCAACTGGGTATAGATGCACTGTTCATTGACGAGGTACAGCAAATCAAACGACTGCAAATCCTGACTACTCAGCATAACGTCTCTGGCATTCCCTCTGGATATAGCCAACGCGCCCATGACTGCTTCATGAAAGTACGATACCTGCTTGGTAATGGTAAGAGGGTGATCTACTCAACAGGAACACCACTCAGTAACACTATGGCGGAAATGGATGTGTGGATGCGCTACCTGCAACTTGACCTACTCGAAGAACAGGGGCTAACCCACTTTGATAGTTTCTGCTCGCGCTTCTGTGAAACCAGCACCGCCCTAGAAATTAGTCCCACAGGCAGGCTGAAATCGAAAACTCGTCTGCGAGAATTTGTAAACCTGCCCGAACTGATGGCGATGTGGTGTCAAGTAACCGACATTCAGACCGCCGCGCTTGCCGAAGTTAAAACACCGGCACCGCATTACCATGTGATGTCTTGCAAGCCATCTCAAGAGCAAATTGCTTATATGGATAAACTCTGCGATCGCGCAGAGGCTGTAGAAAAACGCAAAGTCAGAGCTGAAGTTGACAACATGCTCAAAATCACAGGCGACGGCTCCAAGTCATCAATGCACACGAAACTGGTATCACCAAATGCCTCAGAATGGCTAGACAACAAACTCTTAGCCTGTGCGTGGAATGTCTGGCAAATCTGGACAATTACGGCGATTTGCAAAGGAACCCAAGCAATCTTTTGCGATCGCAATGCGCCTAAGAAAGACAAGTGGAATAGCTACAGCTATATCCGCGATACTTTGCTGATGTTGGGTATACCTGCTGACCAGATTGCTTTTATCCATGACTATGATACCGATGCTAAGAAAGTCAAGCTGTTTGAAGCGATCAATGAAGGCAGAATCAGGATTGTCTTCGGCTCCACTTCCAAACTTGGGACAGGTGTGAATATGCAAACCAAGCTGATTGCCTTGCACCACATTGATTGTCCTTGGCGACCATCAGACCTCGAACAAAGGGAAGGTAGAGGAGTCAGGCAGGGTAATAAATGGAGCGATGTCTTCATTTTCCGCTATGTCACCGAAGGTAGGAATAACCAAGCGGGATTTGATTCGTTCCTCTGGCAAGCGATTGAAAACAAACAACGCATGATTTCGCAGGTGATGTCGGGCGATCGCACCCATCGTACCATCGAAGACATTGATGAGACAGTTCTTAATGCAGCCCAGATGAAAGCGATCGCATCGGGCGATCCGCTGATCATGGAACGGGCTACCCTCGAAGCCGAATTACAAGGACTAGGAATGCAATTGCAAGCCTATAACGATACGCAGTTTAGGGATAAATCCAAGATTCAGTATCTAGCTGACATGGTAAATACCAACCATCCTGCCAACATTCAGCATATTCAAACAGACCTAGCCACTGTCGCCAAAGCCAACCTGAAGCAATTCATCAGCGATCGCGGTGTGATGTTGGATAAAGCTGTGCTGATAGACGATCATATTTCTGAACAATTCCAAAAGTTGAGAGATAGCTATCGGTTAACTCAAATCCAAATCGGACAATTTGCAGGACTGAATGTGTATCTGAGCAGATTTGGCTCTGAGGTCAATGGCTCGATTGGTATGAGCATTAGTTCAGGCTATGAATTTAATGTTGATTGCCACAATCCACATAGTTCTCTTTTGCATGTGGTGAGGAATGCAATCGCTGCCAAATTGACTACAGCACAGGAAACTCTCGAACGCGATCGGCAAGAGCTACCAATCTTGCAAAAGCGCGTCAGTCAGCCGTTCGATCAACTTCAGACATACCACGAAAAAGCAAATCGGTTAGAGTTTCTCAAGCAACTGTTTGACACAATTGCTAACGAAGCACCCGTGGATAATGACGATCAAGATCCTAATCTTGATGATGATGAATTGACTGACTCAAGAGAGATATTTTGGCAACGTGATTCTGTAGTCGCCAAGTTGGAGCCACCATCAACAGCGATCGTGGAAGCATTGAGGCAGAGACGGTTTGAGGATTGGGTGTCAGGTGACGCTGATAACTGGCTTGAACAAATCGCGCAGATTGTTAGCTCTGTTGAGATTGAAATTCCTGTGAATGGCGAGAGAATTTTGCAGTTTCTGCAACCGCAAGTATTCAAGCCATTGTCTGAATTCATGCTTTTAGAAGGAGGAGGTAAGCGACTTGTGATTCCGCAGAAGAATGTAAATGAGGAGAGAGAACAGTTGAAGCTATTCTAA
- a CDS encoding type II toxin-antitoxin system YhaV family toxin yields the protein MIEVNGWKIYFHSVFNKQFQELIESSVKFKEKDTPKQYKERFKPKLLKALQRAIKESIPNDPFSKDFELRENLSDYRRVKWVGIFDRYRLFFRVDVEQDSIVILWLGYPRNEGGKNDCYRVFGKMVEKGDFPSDIEQLIEESSLN from the coding sequence TTGATAGAGGTCAATGGATGGAAAATCTATTTCCACAGTGTATTTAATAAGCAGTTTCAAGAGCTTATCGAGAGTTCGGTTAAGTTTAAAGAAAAAGATACGCCTAAACAATACAAAGAGCGTTTTAAGCCTAAGTTGCTGAAAGCTTTACAAAGAGCGATTAAGGAGTCAATCCCTAACGATCCTTTTAGTAAGGATTTTGAGCTTAGAGAGAATTTGAGCGATTATAGGCGGGTTAAGTGGGTTGGTATTTTTGATCGCTATCGATTGTTTTTTAGGGTTGATGTAGAGCAGGATTCGATTGTGATTCTTTGGTTGGGATATCCAAGAAATGAGGGTGGGAAGAATGATTGTTATAGGGTTTTTGGGAAGATGGTTGAGAAGGGTGATTTTCCTTCTGATATTGAACAGTTGATCGAAGAATCTAGCCTTAACTGA
- a CDS encoding Rho termination factor N-terminal domain-containing protein codes for MKTPSIFAIAIEALVTVSLIALLGLLTALIYALLSFLSAEATTQSLLSQIPTDVTTAKTFTVTETLLPATTLALSSAKAAPKLEVLEQDEQPEIIAETATKPISKMTVQELRPLARERKIPNWRTLKKKELIYHLNV; via the coding sequence ATGAAAACACCATCAATTTTCGCGATCGCTATCGAGGCTCTAGTGACAGTGAGTCTGATCGCATTACTGGGATTATTGACCGCACTAATCTATGCCCTACTATCATTTCTAAGCGCTGAAGCCACCACTCAGTCCCTTCTTTCTCAAATTCCAACCGATGTAACCACAGCAAAGACTTTTACGGTTACAGAAACATTGCTGCCAGCTACAACATTAGCTCTATCCTCAGCCAAAGCCGCACCAAAACTAGAAGTATTAGAACAGGATGAACAGCCTGAAATCATTGCAGAAACAGCTACTAAGCCAATCTCGAAAATGACTGTTCAAGAACTAAGACCTTTAGCAAGAGAGCGCAAAATCCCCAATTGGAGAACATTGAAAAAGAAGGAGTTGATATATCACTTGAATGTGTAG